The Exiguobacterium mexicanum genome includes a window with the following:
- a CDS encoding DUF456 domain-containing protein, with amino-acid sequence MTTLLWIFIIASFVVAFAGLIYPVIPSVLFLFIGYMIYGFGFSFEPLTWTFWLWQTVFLIFLFVVDYIVTRATVDKRGGSERAKWGATIGLIAGPFIFPLVGVLIFPFIFAFLAELTLGKSTREAWSIGVGTVLAFLGSTVLKVVGMTMMVILFFIYI; translated from the coding sequence ATGACGACATTGCTCTGGATTTTCATCATCGCATCGTTTGTTGTCGCGTTCGCGGGTCTGATCTATCCGGTCATCCCGAGCGTCTTGTTCTTATTCATCGGTTATATGATTTACGGTTTTGGATTCTCGTTCGAGCCGCTCACATGGACGTTTTGGCTTTGGCAAACCGTATTTTTGATCTTCTTGTTCGTAGTCGACTATATCGTCACTCGGGCGACGGTCGATAAACGAGGCGGTTCCGAACGGGCGAAGTGGGGAGCGACGATCGGATTGATCGCAGGTCCGTTCATCTTCCCGCTCGTCGGGGTACTCATCTTCCCGTTCATCTTCGCATTTTTAGCGGAACTCACGCTCGGGAAGTCGACGCGTGAAGCGTGGAGTATCGGTGTCGGGACCGTACTCGCTTTCCTCGGCAGCACGGTGCTCAAAGTTGTCGGGATGACGATGATGGTCATCTTGTTTTTCATCTACATTTGA
- a CDS encoding histidine phosphatase family protein yields the protein MTELCLVRHGQTDWNFQEIIQGREDIPLNALGHRQAEESAAFLSQESWDVIVASPLSRAMDTARYIAEACGIDPGVIIQDERFIEREFGHASGKPVPGIYEAVQADDQDRVPGLESEDEMRARVLSGMEDIVEAHAGKRIIVVCHSHAIKAALSAIDDTYTFRHAMRNACSNYIEYQDGQFVVKAVNVADHITNVIVAK from the coding sequence GTGACAGAACTTTGTTTGGTCCGACATGGTCAGACAGATTGGAATTTTCAAGAAATCATTCAAGGGCGGGAAGATATCCCGCTCAACGCACTCGGACATCGGCAGGCCGAAGAGAGTGCGGCCTTTTTAAGCCAAGAATCATGGGACGTGATCGTCGCGAGCCCGCTTTCGCGAGCGATGGATACGGCCCGCTACATCGCAGAGGCGTGCGGCATTGACCCAGGCGTGATTATTCAGGACGAACGGTTCATTGAGCGGGAGTTCGGTCATGCGTCGGGAAAACCGGTGCCTGGTATTTACGAAGCTGTCCAAGCCGATGATCAAGACCGCGTCCCGGGTCTCGAGTCAGAAGATGAGATGCGGGCCCGGGTCTTGAGCGGCATGGAAGACATCGTCGAGGCGCATGCTGGAAAACGTATCATCGTCGTCTGTCATTCACATGCAATTAAAGCCGCCTTATCGGCGATTGACGACACGTATACGTTCCGCCACGCCATGCGCAACGCCTGCTCGAACTATATCGAATATCAAGATGGTCAGTTCGTGGTCAAGGCGGTCAATGTCGCCGACCATATTACGAATGTGATCGTCGCGAAGTGA
- a CDS encoding alpha/beta hydrolase yields the protein MRKETAWFVGGAALAAATAAGASVWNQYGSLVRWQEPELPVCPSTRKRRTHTYKIVNDRPLQFDVYYPPGEGPFPVAVYAHGGAFVRGNRGMVTLFHPLLDHFLAKGFAVISIDYRLFEDGVYFPDNIIDVSDALCYLKQHDGLLNLDIDKLIVWGDSAGAALVLATALDRSKQFIGELGDDVPPVKGVIALYPPTNFLLFKFIQTWLAHLKFYEGSREAWRELMVKCSPVTHLYDDAPPILLLHGKKDPIVPFGQALHFVEHASEVGANVQLISFPNGTHSLASFLQSDNPIKETQLMARIDRFIDDAMM from the coding sequence ATGAGAAAGGAGACCGCCTGGTTCGTCGGTGGTGCGGCGCTCGCGGCCGCCACCGCAGCCGGGGCAAGCGTATGGAACCAATACGGATCGCTCGTGCGTTGGCAAGAGCCTGAGTTGCCGGTGTGTCCCTCGACCCGTAAACGCCGGACTCACACGTACAAGATTGTCAATGACCGTCCGCTCCAATTTGATGTGTACTACCCACCCGGCGAAGGACCATTTCCGGTCGCAGTCTATGCACACGGCGGGGCATTCGTTCGAGGGAATCGAGGCATGGTGACGTTGTTCCATCCATTGCTCGACCACTTCCTCGCAAAAGGATTCGCGGTCATCAGCATCGATTATCGTCTGTTCGAGGACGGGGTCTATTTCCCGGACAACATCATCGACGTCTCCGATGCGCTTTGCTATCTCAAACAACACGACGGTCTACTCAATCTTGACATCGACAAATTGATTGTCTGGGGCGACTCGGCAGGCGCGGCACTTGTCCTTGCGACAGCACTCGACCGAAGCAAGCAGTTTATAGGAGAACTCGGCGATGACGTGCCGCCGGTGAAAGGTGTCATCGCCCTTTATCCGCCGACGAACTTCTTGTTGTTCAAGTTCATCCAGACGTGGCTCGCCCATTTGAAGTTTTACGAAGGTAGTCGTGAGGCGTGGCGCGAACTGATGGTGAAGTGTTCTCCGGTCACGCATCTGTACGATGATGCCCCGCCGATTCTCCTTTTGCATGGGAAGAAAGACCCCATCGTTCCGTTCGGGCAAGCACTCCATTTCGTGGAGCATGCGAGCGAGGTCGGCGCGAACGTGCAATTGATTTCTTTTCCGAACGGCACCCATTCGTTAGCGAGTTTCCTCCAATCCGATAATCCGATCAAAGAAACACAACTCATGGCCCGGATCGATCGTTTCATCGATGACGCGATGATGTGA
- a CDS encoding metal ABC transporter solute-binding protein, Zn/Mn family: MNKKLLGVAAAGTLLLGGCASNEEGGATEEANDQLTVYASTFALKSFAEEIGGDRVRVEMVIPPGADPHTYEPTSKQMTDIAEADLFLTVGYDLEPYVESMEKSLANENVTFVKTAEDITLLSADDTVHVHGEDEHSEEDEHGHDDDDHAEEEAGHSEDDGHNHGQYDPHVWLDPMNAVSMAKAVEAAFSEQAPDYKDEFADRLSAFKEEADTLDAELKAAVEGGSKSELLVTHAAYGYLAERYGFDQLPITGLTPSEEPSQQALKRVIEEAQLHDLKYIAFEDTVTPKVAQVVRNEIGAETVTIYNLESVTKEQMDKSYFDLMRENVKALETALK; encoded by the coding sequence ATGAACAAAAAACTTTTAGGTGTCGCCGCTGCCGGGACACTTTTATTAGGTGGTTGCGCAAGCAATGAAGAGGGCGGTGCCACAGAGGAAGCCAACGACCAGTTGACCGTATATGCGTCAACGTTCGCGTTGAAATCATTCGCCGAGGAGATTGGCGGCGACCGCGTCCGCGTCGAGATGGTCATCCCGCCTGGTGCCGACCCGCACACGTACGAGCCTACCTCAAAACAAATGACAGACATCGCTGAAGCGGACTTGTTCTTGACGGTCGGCTATGACCTCGAGCCATACGTCGAGTCAATGGAGAAGAGCTTGGCCAATGAGAACGTCACATTCGTGAAAACGGCCGAAGACATCACCCTTTTATCGGCTGATGACACGGTCCACGTCCACGGTGAGGACGAGCATAGTGAAGAAGACGAGCACGGACATGATGACGATGACCATGCTGAGGAAGAAGCCGGTCATAGTGAAGATGACGGCCACAACCACGGTCAATACGACCCACACGTCTGGCTCGACCCAATGAATGCCGTCTCGATGGCCAAAGCGGTCGAAGCGGCCTTCAGCGAACAGGCCCCTGACTATAAAGATGAGTTTGCGGATCGCTTGAGCGCCTTCAAAGAAGAAGCCGATACGCTCGACGCCGAGCTGAAAGCGGCAGTCGAGGGCGGTTCGAAGTCAGAGCTGCTCGTGACGCACGCCGCCTATGGCTACCTAGCGGAGCGCTACGGATTCGACCAACTCCCAATTACAGGTCTCACGCCTTCGGAAGAACCGTCACAACAGGCGTTGAAGCGCGTCATCGAAGAGGCTCAACTTCACGACTTGAAATACATCGCCTTCGAGGACACGGTTACCCCGAAAGTCGCCCAGGTCGTTCGAAATGAGATCGGCGCGGAGACGGTGACGATCTATAACTTGGAATCGGTCACGAAAGAACAGATGGACAAGAGTTACTTCGATCTCATGCGTGAAAACGTCAAAGCGCTTGAGACGGCATTGAAATAA